One window of the Gemmatimonadota bacterium genome contains the following:
- a CDS encoding rhodanese-like domain-containing protein has protein sequence MPQKITRSFRELVAEADAAVRTLDVGEAIALHGNENVVFVDLRDIREVARTGTIAGAHHVPRGMLEFWIDPESPYHKPVFAEDKTFVFYCAGGWRSALAAKTAQDMGLRPVAHMQGGMEAWIEAEAPIDPPRERKGR, from the coding sequence GTGCCTCAGAAAATCACCCGTTCATTCAGGGAGTTGGTCGCGGAGGCCGACGCGGCGGTTCGCACGCTAGATGTAGGCGAGGCGATCGCGCTGCACGGGAACGAGAATGTCGTGTTCGTCGACTTGCGGGATATCCGCGAAGTGGCGAGAACGGGGACCATTGCCGGGGCCCATCACGTGCCGCGCGGGATGCTGGAATTCTGGATCGATCCCGAGAGCCCGTATCACAAGCCGGTCTTCGCCGAGGACAAGACATTCGTGTTCTACTGCGCCGGCGGATGGCGCTCGGCGCTGGCTGCGAAAACGGCCCAGGATATGGGCCTCCGGCCGGTGGCGCACATGCAGGGCGGGATGGAGGCGTGGATCGAGGCAGAAGCACCGATCGATCCGCCGAGGGAGCGCAAGGGCCGCTGA